The Spea bombifrons isolate aSpeBom1 chromosome 4, aSpeBom1.2.pri, whole genome shotgun sequence genome segment GCTCTTCTGCAATCCCCCGGGTTGGAGAGCACTAAGTAAGTGAACAGGGTTATGGAATGGAAGTAGATGACACCTGACTTCAACAACTCTCTTCAGGAGCTGATGCTGGGTTCAGTCCGACGTGCCATCCAAGGCCCTCAGCTGATTCTCCAGTCTTTCCCCAGAAGAAGCATTTCACGACAACGGCCTCTGAGGATGAGGCTGCTCCAGTTTCAGAGTTCAGGTTCCCAGAGGATTGGTCTGGAATTAAAAGCTGGAGGAGACGTCATTGACCTCAATGCCTTTGATTCTTCACTGCCATGTGGAATGAGAGAGTTTCTGGAGGCTGGAGAGACTGCCTTGGAGAAAGCAAAGAGGTAAAGGATTGTGTTGGTACTGGGATGCCATAAACTTAAATGTGGGTGGCACCTGGGTTGCTGCCATGCCAGTGTTTTACCCAaagtctaaatatatatttttcccccaGAAAATGTGGTAACTCCAGCTGGCACTATAAGTTCAGGAGTAGTCATCAGATATTTCTCAAGCTGCTGCAGATCTTTACCTTTTCCCAGTCAAAATGTAGTATTATCTGAGCCATAGCTGAACAACTGGAAGTCTAATTCTTGACCTTCATAGCATTAAGCTTTCAGAGCGCAACATGCTAATGGCAGtgtatttaaagaaaaggtTTTGTACAACTTTACTATAGAAGTTGCACTGCAGGATTGTCCCTAACACAAGTCACTAAGCCCGTTTTCAAGATAAAAATTTGTGAATTCTCACTTACTCAATAAAAATAAGTCAGTCTAACTTCCACATCTTGGACCACAGCATCTGCCACCCGACCAAGGTCAGTGGAGACTTCTTCAGCCACTATGACCTCAGTACACGCAAGATGTGTGTGAATCATCTACATTATCAAGTGCCAAGTGAATAaacctttaataaaaacaaGCCAGTTCCTAACTTAATTTTATGGCCACTATGATCTTCTTGCACTAGTTGAAACCTAGAGGTGTGTCTTCTAGAGGAAACAAGTCCAATGGCCACAAATAGCTGCCTGGGTGTACGTCTAAAATTATGACTGCCAGGTACAATttgagcaaaaataaataaataaaaggtgagAGCAATGTATTAAAACCTTTGCACAAATCCAACTTTTTAGATCACTCTATAGAACTAATTTCATTGTCAGCGTCACTCTAACCAAGGTGTAATCTCTTGTTTTTGTCTCTTGTTCCCTAGTGCTTTGGAGAGTGGCCAGCATGTCTTAAAACGATCGGATATTTCACTACTAGCTCCTATCACCAACCCAGAGAAGATAATATGTGTTGGCATGAATTACGTAGATCACTGCCTGGAGCAGAATGTCCCTGTTCCCAAAGAACCCATCATCTTCAGCAAGTTTCCCAGTTCCATAGTGGGTCCATCAGATTCCATTATCCTTCCCGCAGAAAGCGAGGTAAATGTATGCAAGATGGctcttgtgcatttttttagtgTTTACTGTCTGAGCGTTATTTCCAGGATACATTTTCTCCTATCCAAACTGTACGAGCCCGGTGTGCCTGATGCATCAGATGTGTGGATCTACACAAAACTACACACACATCACCGTTGCTCATACTCCCAGTTGTATAGCGCAGCCTCAGTATTTCCCAGAATCCTTTTTGCCTGTCTCCCCTTTGGAATGGAGTTGACTGTGTCTTCTTGCGTACAATGAGTAGTGACGCTATAACAATGTATCTATCAGCGCAGATAAACAGAGGGATATCTTGCATATTGTGAATGTAACTGGTAATTATGCAGAGAAGGTTGTGAGTATGTGAAAATGATTGGAAACCTGTTAGCTGTATCTGCTAGTGGttgccactagatggcgctgtTAGCCTTTTAATATGATTGTTGCAGCTCCCGGTCCTGATGGTCTCTGTTCTCTGCAGGAAGTGGATTGGGAGGTTGAGCTGGCCTTTGTGATCGGGAAGAAAGGGAAAGACATCAAGGTAAAGTAAAAGTGCGGCATTCACAAATATACCTGTGATGTGCTTCTCGTTGTACACACACTGGGGTTTTCGACTTGTTCATGGTACGTCCCGTCCATGTATAATGGCACATAAAAGATGAGTGACAAGGACATGGTCAGTGTACCTGAACATTATGGCGTCTGCCGTTGCACGTCACAGGCTCTGCACACGCTTGCACagtttagacatgcattttgttGCAGGAGGAGGATGCTATGGACTATGTTGCTGGATTTACAGTCGCACATGATGTCGGTGCTCGAGACTGGCAGATGAAGAAAAACGGCAAGCAGTGGCTGCTGGGGAAAACGTTTGACACATTCTGTCCCATCGGGCCAGCTTTGGTCACTAAGGACTCCATTTCAGGTATagcaatgtttattattatagattCTTAACACTTCATATTACAGGAATTAAGAACTGAGTCCTGCTCTTCAAATTCGGGTGTATTCACAAATGTGGGAGTTTGCAGAACTGCTCATTTCAACTCCcttacttcactatacattatgaagggctaagCTGACAAGCTTCTGTTGCCAAAGAGAGATGAGAGCATCTGTGTGTCTGATGGCCAGTCCaagccctgtacaatgcatacTTAAATCAGTATGATTTCTTGAAAATCGAGTCACctattgaactatacattatgcagggccagctcagcttgTCTAACTTGAGAAGCTCTCTGGGGTTTGTGCTTCATAATGTATACAATGCATAATTAATGCATGTCCAGTTATAAAAGATAAACATCCCGCAGGGTTAAAACTTTAATAGGCACTATGGTAAATGCAGTATTCACCATTAAAACAATGATAGATGCGATACAATTGTTTGAAGAGCTTCACATTTTATCTCATGTGTAATTAAGTAACATTTAGTTAATTATTCCTCTTTATAGCTGGTGTTATTTAACTTCCTAAACACAGCTTGTGAATGATCTTACTATACAGTTTGAATAGCATGGGTAAGACGCACATAACAGCATTGGATGTTTACCCTACCTAGCGATCAGATAACTGCTGCATTGTATATAGTCCAGCCTGTGAGTGTTTAACGCGGAGATACTCGAGTCTGTTAGGATCTCTACAGAGCCGCACATGCTAAACCCCCTCTTTACTCTGTCAGACCCTCACTGCCTCGGGATCCGCTGCCGTGTCAACAAAGAACTTGTCCAGGACAGTAACACAAGCCAGATGGTCTTCAAAACAGAAGCTCTCATTGCTTGGGTCTCCAAGTAAGTACGTTATCCCAGCATGGTCCAGGGCAGAGGAAACAGATATAAACGGAAACATACCGGAAGGACTACTGCAAGTATTAGTGACAGCGGTGTAATGCCTGCATAAGCCGCTGATTCGTGTACACGCTGCCCACCTAAATCGTGTCATATCGTGCTGCGGGACCACTTTTCCCATGTAAGCATTTGGTGTACAGACAGGAACTAGCATAgcctgaatgtgtgtgtatacagacTGCGTGCCAAGTAATAACTGGGCTTTGAGATAATTACTACTacttgtaagcttgcaagcagggccctgTCTACCTAATGCACCGGTTTGTCtcgtattgtaagaagtgctatGTAATTGTAGACGctatatagataataataataatagtgcgtTAGCAGCACATGTCCAACTGGTAGTATTTACTACCACTATGCATTCAGCGTGTGATCACTGTCCAGGGTGCAATGTCTATGCATTCAGAATGTGATCACTGTCCCGGGGTGCAATGTCTATGCATTCAGCGTGTGATCACTGTCCCAGGATGCAATGTCTATGCATTCAGCGTGTGATCACTGTCCCGGGGTGCAATGTCTATGCCTCAGGGTGTGATCACTGTCCGGGGTGCAATGTCTATGCATTCAGTGTGTGATCACTGTCCGGGGGGGCAATGTCTATGCATTCAGTGTGTGATCACTGTCCGGGGGTGCAATGTCTATGCATTCAGCGTGTGATCACTGTCCGGGGGTGCAATGTCTATGCATTCAGCGTGTGATCACTGTCCCGGGGGGGCAATGTCTATGCATTCAGTGTGTGATCACTGTCCGGGGGTGCAATGTCTATGCATTCAGCGTGTGATCACTGTCCGGGGTGCAATGTCTATGCATTCAGCGTGTGATCACTGGGAATTGCAGAATATTCAGCGTAGTCATTTGAATACACAGAggcggtatatacacacacactgaccacCTTATCCTTTATCAGGTTTGTCACACTGAAGCCAGGCGACATATTCCTTACTGGAACCCCTCCAGGAGTCGGTGTATTCCGGAAGCCACCTGTCTTCCTTAAGGTGAGGTAGAGTGCTCAGAACCAGTACGTACCCACAAGTAAGCACACTGTCAGATCACTCTAAAAAAACAGATATCTCAGGTACCTAACAGAAGCAACAAGCTCCAGATATTTGTCCAGGCCATCACGTTCTCTGGTCCTAGCCCTGATTGTCTCCTTTATCCTGAGCTGTACCGtgtggttttgtttttcaggCAGGAGACGTGGTTGACTGTGAAATTGATGAGTTGGGAATTATCAGCAACCCCGTGCTGTGATGACTTTTCAACGGAAGCAGGGACAGTGCCGTGTGTAAAACGTGCTTAATAGTGAAGatcacaaacacaataaaagggAGATTCCTGATTTTTAATTACTTTGCTACTATAATCCACAGATGACCTGCAAGGAAACTCGTATCGATTTCTCTAACTGCAAcaaattaacttttatttcaaaaataacaGAATCGCTTTATTTCAGTCAAATGTTTAAATCAAAGTAACTGGAAAACACAACCCTTTATGTGAAAAATACATCAAATGACCAAACACAACAAAAAGTGTCTATACCCACTAAAGGTAATACACCCGCTCAGAATACCACAaatcacatacatacagtgcTTATAAATACCCACATACAACGCCCAGTATTCCACGCCGTCTTCTACACCTTAAAAGTTGTAGACAAACTGCTGGATGAAACTAACAAGTTTCTGGCAATTTTCCTTCAGCAGGAACGTCTCTGATAAACAATATTCTGATCCGGGACTCTGCTGAGTGCGCACAAAGACCTGCGGGGGCAAAGAAATACGAAAGTCAGATTGTGTGAACATGGCGTGGATTCCCAAGGTGCATCACgagttaacataaaaataaatcaagtaTCGAGGAAATGGAAGAAATGGTTTAACTCTGAGCTTGTGCGGGTAAAATctacagcaataataataaaaaaaaaattaaccccaaTGTGAAGAAACGGGACAGACACTTACCCCGAGATCTAAGAAGGTTCGAAAGGCACAGGCAGTCAGGGAATACTCTGCACACTCTGGGGAAAAAGAGGTGACATTGTCTTAGCGACAATCGTATGCAGgccaaatgtttggggtcacctaTCTTTATATTTAGTTTAGAGGTAATTGTAGGGAATTGCGCTAAAGCAGTGAGAGAAGAAGTATTTTTTCCATTCACAGGCACAGCCTATTAGGAATCTGCTGAATGCAGTGGCTGCTTGACTAtaggctgtatatatatatataattatcaatTTTATACCATTTTTAGTCCTTTAAAGGAAAATGACTTAGGTTATTGCTCATCACTACTTACACTATCATATTCCTTGGTTTTATTTCCATATAATAATCTTGTTGTGTGGGGTGAATTGTACGGATTTACGGACAGATCGGGCATCATGTCTGTACAATGCAACAGAGCCAGGGGGCACTGGAGCAAAGTCCCATAGGTTTCAATGGCATTTTTTACTAAGCGGTAAAAACTTTCCTTTTAATATAACAATGACGTATTAAAATAGGAAATGTTTAGAACCTCTTAACAcctgcactatatatatatatatatatatatatatatatatatatatatatatatatatatatatatatatatatatatatatatatatatatatatatatatatatatatatatatatatatatatatatatatatagtatcaaACTACAGATGCCCGTAATCTAAAGCTACAGACTATATTAGAAGGTGACTCAGACTTTACACCGTAAGATAGTAATGTTGCGGAGACGGATACATATAGCGCTCTACTGCTGGGTACAGGCTGAACTTCCGTGTAAATTATAGTAAGTGTCATCCTACACAGTGGCAAAATATAGATAGCATTGATATGTTGCTAATTTTGTCGAGTATTATGTGGAAAGCATTGTGTTTGTGGGACAAGCTAGAATATCCCTAGACTGATTAGGCGCGGAACATTCTGCAGCGCAATCAGAGATAATGCAGCAGCATGTGGGTGGAATCGCTCTTAAGGGAAGAGAACGTATCATTACTTGGAGGCAATTACACATACACCGGTTAACAATCCAAATCTAATAATGCTACTGGTCCCTTTACTGTGCATTTCATACGATACCTCAGACCAGACAATAAATGCACGGCTCTAAAGGTGCAAactatttgatctatacactgTGCTAGTATATTTACAAAGGGATTTTTGTAACACAATTAGCTACTGAGCTGTTACATGCACCCACAACCCTTTTACCAGCACTGTATGACATTTTTTCTAGTTAACATAAATAAGCATGTACAAAAAGAAACCTCATAGAATTTGGTAAGATCTGCCCAAAGTAGTTTGAAGTCATATTTCACATTACGCCTGATGCTGCTATAACTGGGTTATTATAGTAAGTGATGTTAAGTTGTATGCTGGACACGTTCCTCGccccacatatacacacagtgaGTGACACTTACCGAAGGAGCCATCGTGTTCAGCTCTGTGCTGCAGATAAGCATGCAGTCTCTTCACATGTCCGGTCTCTGTATCTGCGTGAATGATGACAGATACAACACAATAAGTCCTTCTGCATTGATTAGAAAAAGTATTTCAAGGGGAACTGTTGCTGTCACAGGTTGTGGCGCAGCTAAATCCATTTGTAGCTTGTGTTTTTGGTGTAATTCTTTTGAAGATACACATGTAAACACATTACTTAGGTTACTTTAATaactaatatatttaattggTGAAATATGGCATGAGAGGGGTACTCCCACCATACTTCCATTATCCTTTTGTTATTGCCCTATGGTCAGAAGAAATATGTATGGAATATCTGTGAAAAATAACACAGATATGTTATCGTTTATATTCTTCAAGCATGCGCTTATCTACCTGTGATCCTACACTCACATAACATCCGGCGATTCCGGCGCCTGCTTGGGCTAATAGTGCTCCTCGGAGTGTGACGTCTGGCTAGTTAAGGCCACACAACCGCAGCGGTAACTGAATGTACTGCTTGGAAATCCCAGTGGGAAAACGGGAACTAAGTGATGCCGTGCAAAACATAATGCAAGTTTTTCTGCTCTTCTCCTCCAAGTAACAAATACCTATTTAGCACACATTGCCAGGTACCCTGCAGACAATACAAATATGCCCTATACGGTGGGGGGGGTttaaccacacatatacaatgttTTCAGTGAAATACCCCAAAGCTGGAAATGATGTTTGTAACTGAGGGTGGTTTTTCCTAATTCTCCGTTATTCATACCTTTCCTGCGTTCTCCTTGCTCCGCCAGACACTGAGCTGCTCGCTCGTATGTCCTTAGCACCGGGCCCAGGAGGTGACACAGGAACACAAAGAAATTGGCATTGGGGCCAGAACGGCCCAGCTGTAAAACAGAGCAGAAACGTCAGATATACCTCCTACCATCTTAAACCAAAGTCTGCAATGGATCATGTAACTTGTGCAATCTGTTACCATCGTGGCTCCCAACAAACTGCACCTTGTAGTAACGTTTTACTTCTTCCTCCGCGTAATCActgtcgctgtcagtcatgtcaTCCACAGCCCTCCACGTCAGCTTGTCGGTGAAGTATCTTCTCCCGGTATCACAAGCTTGCGAGGCAGTGGGGTCCTGACAACAGAGCAAGACTACAGTCCAACGGTCCATAATCTTCTAAGCACTGTTATGTATAAAGTAAGCTTATACGGCAATGTATCATTTCCTCCGCCAACCATGGTTGCACTTAATTGTTTTGTCAGTCCAACCACTGAGGGCAGCAGATTGTCCCTATCTTATTTTCTAACTGTGGCTGACATGCTATACATTACACTACAAATAAACATTGTAGCTGATTTTACACCCTCTATGTAAGGAACAGAAAGGTCGCTGGTCAAAATAAACGTCCGCTACTCACATCATACGTAGCAAGAAGTCCACACTGAATCAACTTGTCCAGGATATCCTGACACATGATGTATGGAGACTGACAAGGCTGTGAACACAAAACTAACCTCATAAAACTGAATATCTAGAGATAGGCAAGCTTGGAAAATCAAATGAGAGCAGTATTTTCCTTTCTTTACCTCAAGTAAGCTCTATGGTTGGAAATGAAAGTGCAGCGTATAGAAAAGCCTATGACACTAGGCTGCTGCCAGTACTTGTCTTGGCTGGTTACATATATACCCCGTATACTAAACCGAATATGCCAAACTAGGCTAGGTGCACAATGGCGCTTGTACCGTCTGGAGCAGCAGTGTCCTGGGGAGCAGGTAGCAGAGACTCAACACCTTGTCTAAGATCTCGTCTTGGGCAAACAAAATCTCCGATTGGCCAAGAGCGGGTATCTGGAACAGGAGTGCGTGCAAGCCACAGGCTTCAGGAGTAGAGAGACAAAGAGGATCACGTTAATGCAATGCGTAGAACGCAGACTAAAAAGCAGAAGCAGAAATGGGAGATGACAAGACTGTACAGCTATTTGACATGTATATCTAGTTTGTGTTCTAACTGTGTTCAGTATTGTCATCCAAAAGAGTATCGGTATTCACAATAAATGGACACGTACAAAAAATGAAGCACGTTCTTGAAAACGTGATATAAAATCACTGAAATATTACCTCCTATGGCTTCATAGATGAAGATGTGCAGAAGAGCAGCACTTTTGTACTCCAGCTCCAGTATAGATTCTTGGGATCCCCTGGACAATACAAATAGATCACCGGAAACAGCGGAGAACAGAGATACACTCCGTCGTAGAATCTGCAGGCTGTGGCGGACCAAGTCCCAGCGCTGACCTGAGAAACCCACGTCAAACCCGTGATGGAGAATGTCCTCTGTCAGCAAGGAGAAGTCTGCGAGGAGCCGGCATAGGGAGACTCCCTAAGAAGAGACAGCagaatggggtttattcacataACCCAAGTATAaggaccaaaaatgaaatactttCCAGAGAAAAAGAGCACTAACTGGGATTCCTGTAATTGAAATAATGCAACTGAAATTTAGGGaataaaccccccaaaaatgaagGGTATTTTTATACAAAGCATCCTGGGGCTAAAAAGAGTGAGAGTACATTAAACATGAAGGTGTGACAGTTCATACAGCAATGAACATGACATGCGATGGGGGGTGTCACGGAGGAAAGTAAAACGGTCAGAGAAGACAATGCCGGGGATGGCAAAGTGAAGATATAATTGGTTGTCAAAGAAAAGGTGTAAGAGAACACAAGGAAGGAGAAATCATAAAAGCGACAGCTATTAGTTCCGCCACGACAATTCATGAGACCTTTAATGTTTTGAACTTTGACAATACTCTATTACCATAATTGCTATAGAATGATTACATCTACATTGTCTTCTTTGTTTAGCTCAACACACAGGAAGCTTGTGTTAACGGAGCCCCATATTATACCGTGCCCCAGCGATCGGCAGACACTATGTAAGGAGCCCCCATCTTCCCGACGTACTCACAGCTCGGTATCTGTACAGCAGGAGGCCGGCCGTGATGTGTGAAGACATGATGGCCGTACAAGAAACAGCAGCTAGAAGACAATAACGTAGATATGCCTTTGATAAACATAAAGTGCTCCTTCCACATAGTGGTAAAGACTTGACGTTCTATGTGCTAAAAAAAGTTCATTTGAAAACTAAGCCAGAAAGGGAGAAGGTTGATTTCTCCAGCTTCCATTCATAAAACATCACGACTGCGCTGAGTCAAAAAGGCAGGTTATTTGGCAGGTTACCAAGTGATGATAATGCAAGTCTAACCCGTCGGATAATTCAAGAGCAAAACGTTCTgcttttcattcattcacttactgataaaaaaaaaaactaacaaaaaaaacagtaaaaatgtgGACATTAGCTTAATATgggtagataaaaaaaactatttaaacagCTAACTACTAATATAGTTTATATCTCCATTCACCGCTTAGTGTATTCATAATTCAAGTGTGTTACTAAATAAACACGGTtcagggctgcatgtgttttGATATTAGTGTTTGGGCATAGAGGAAGGGCGCTGCGTTGCTCCCAATAATATGAAAGGTGTGGAAAAGCCTTATGGCTGAATATTTTTGAGGTAACTCGGACACGCGCATATAAACAGCCATGGGACTGACTGATCTATTATGTCAACTCTGGTCCTTAGAGCCCCAATAGTGCCAGTTCCCATCACGGCTTCACAAATGCATACTAAGAAAGACATAAGGCACCCGAGGAGATATTAAAACCAAGAAATATTGCACTTTAAGGGTGGGATATTATGTATGCTGAAATCAGACCTGTCTAAAGGCCTAGAGCATTACTGTAGACTATTATACCCAGATTTGCTGCTATACCATCAGTTGCTATGTATACATGATGTCCGTGTAATGGTTAACAGGGGATGCAATAGGGCTCATGACCCTATGTTTGTTATAATGGGAGTATTTtctctatatttattttgttagtgGTGCATTTTGCTGAAATAAGTATTGAGTTGTTTGGGTCTGGAACAGACGGACATGTCGGAGACGTACAATAGCTGGAGAGCACTTGTACTTCTGTAGGGTCACTGATCAGGGCACCGCGCTGGAAATGAGCCATGTTTTTTATAAAGCCGTTGCATCCCCCCCACTCTTTGTTCTCGACTGTTGTCATCCGACAAAAGATCCCTTCAGCGGTGTACGCAAATCCCGAACGTATCAAATTGTTTCAAAAAGCTCCCAGACAAAGGGAACAAGAGAAACGGTGCAATTTACATTAATGAAGAGGAAAGAAATGAGAATAAATCCATCTGATGCTCGCCTACGACATGATGCAGGGAGGAGCGACTAGTGCAGGGGCAGAGAGGTATCGCAAAAAGATTAACCCGATCTGTACACGGCAGGGGGGGGTGCGTCTAACCGTGCCCTTATCCCTCCCCGCCGGGTGTCAAACTGATGAACTACCACTGCTACGAACCCACTTCATGCCATAGACATGTAAGGGTTAAAACTTACTTTGCCACTGGGTAACAATATAAAAGGTTTTGCTCCATCTAACCCTCTCGGTGTCGCACTTCATAAGTGCTGGTCTACAAGTCAACCAACACTTGTCAAAGAGACCGGGTATtaaagtttttcttttctatccCTGTGCCATATGGTTCTTATTTCTTAATTTGCAGAAAGTTCATATTTATTACCCAGCACTGTGCCCAGAAAACCAACTACAAGCTTATCTAACAGACTTGCTTATAGAAATGGCTCATTCagataaaaaatgatttctcaTCA includes the following:
- the LOC128492192 gene encoding fumarylacetoacetate hydrolase domain-containing protein 2 produces the protein MLGSVRRAIQGPQLILQSFPRRSISRQRPLRMRLLQFQSSGSQRIGLELKAGGDVIDLNAFDSSLPCGMREFLEAGETALEKAKSALESGQHVLKRSDISLLAPITNPEKIICVGMNYVDHCLEQNVPVPKEPIIFSKFPSSIVGPSDSIILPAESEEVDWEVELAFVIGKKGKDIKEEDAMDYVAGFTVAHDVGARDWQMKKNGKQWLLGKTFDTFCPIGPALVTKDSISDPHCLGIRCRVNKELVQDSNTSQMVFKTEALIAWVSKFVTLKPGDIFLTGTPPGVGVFRKPPVFLKAGDVVDCEIDELGIISNPVL